The window ATTACTTCATGCAACTAAATTGTTCTTGCCGAAGCACATTGAATAACTACCTAAGCGGATTGGgcccagaggggctaccgcgaaaaccaaaattcgcaaattgcggggatctttctcttttactccaatgaaggtgtaattagagtgacagagaaaaatgcccgcaatttgcgaacttctattttcgcggttatatatAGCCCAGATTTGGCAACTGTTGGTGTACTTTTTCTGAATTAAGGCCTTTGGAATTTGGAACCGGctggtacctatacctacttacagcCAAGTCAGCCTGCTCTGAAGTcttctatcatcatcatctataTCATCTATCATGCAAATTTTCAAACTTGCTCAATTAACTGCTTAGAGTAAGTTTTATTATATAGGAATATAAGACAAAATAAATGTTTCTCACTAGTATTAATTCGTTTGATTTAATGTGTCCCTCACACTGAAAGTTCAGTAAGAAATTAATACTAGATAACATCAAGATTCAAACTTCTTGTTCAAACAGCAAGAAGGTTACTGAAAATTAAACTACAATCCCGTCTGGATAGACTTTAACTCCCCGGCCACGACTTTGCGTGactggcggcggcggcaaccataggtaaGAACGAAatgtccgatcgctgtgtctcgctctaACCTATGGCCGCCGCTTGCCGCTGACGCCGCCGCGCCATTGAGTGGCCGGGCCGTTAAGGACGATAACGTCGATAACGCTCGGTCCAATAATAGCAATAATACGCGTACATTGGTCTAAattggtttgccagactataatattaggtacatgtagtaaagtctgttcggaaagagaagagtcgggACAAGCATTACTTTGGCTGCGCATTATGAGCTCCCCTcagtcctgtcattgtcacttCTTGACATTGTCACGTCAAACGTCACGAGTGTCATGTTATGTTAGTAATtagttgaataattttattgtaaaatttgtatatttgTGTAGGTTTTATTGATAAATAGAGCTAAAATACTATGCCGTAAAGATTTTAAGTAATTCGTCACGAAATTATCTAAAACATGGTGGAAGAAACGAATGCAAACTCCAACAAGCCGAAGGTAAAGTGTCAatggtttatttttattgtttaaccTCAATATTATTTATCAAGTAACATTTTCGTATGTTtgagcccccattcgcacgacagctttatcaacgcgcgttaaaaaagcgttcgaatggcacaaatggatacatgtgtatttattcacgcgatggcggtggcgctttttattaagcgttgttggattttctaCTTTAAGTCTTGGTCGtttaatcgaatttagagtgcggacagattcaagcgcttttttaacgcgcgttgaaaaaaaTGTGTCCTTATTTATCAAATATCATTTTCGTATGTTTTAGACGCGGGCTACTCGCCCCAAAGCTGTGTATCTATGGACCGAAGCGGATGTGCAGAAATGGTTGAGCAGACACTGCAGTgactattataatatgtattggcAAAGGTTTCATGAGGTAcataatttatgttatttaaaGCTAGCGAAAAGTCTTTTTGACCGTTTGAGGTATTTATCATTTATTAGTATTGATAATGTATAACacagtttataataaaattataacacagTTTATAATAAATCATTATTGTAAATACACTGTAAATCAGAAGTAATGCTCCTCAGATAAGATGTTGTAACATCACATTATGTGTCATAATTACATTCTGTGATGTACACTAATGtccataatataaaataaagagCATTGTTCTCCTGATAAACTTTATGCTTAATTctcataaaattttaaatataaccTTACttaatttcttcttcttcctacaatatttattttatattggaAATGTTCTTACTTAATGCCAAAGCAAAAAACTAAACTGAACTATAGACTATACTATAGTCCCTCAAGAAAACCTCAGCAGAAATTAATTCCAATTTTATTAAGTAAGGGATAAATTTAACGCTTTTTTCTTTCAAGAACCTTCTTGCAAAACAAACATTGCAAAACTCcctcaaaaaaatattttttttgtttccagCATGACATAACGGGCAGAGCATTAATCCGAATCAATGATACCACACTCCTCCGAATGGGCATCACCAACAAGGAGCACCGAGACACCATCTGGCGGGAGATCCTCAAACTCCGACTAAAGACCGACATAGTGGACATCATTGACTTGGCTCGCCACTCCTACTTCGACTATGATATGTGACAAAGAAGATTGTGGGTCAACTTGGCCTACATTATAGTATTCTTTATACTACTCATACGACATGCTATGGACAAATATTTCTACCATATTGaaaatactaggtacagtattgtattttgtatgttaTTTCTACACTATTGTATGGCCAAATATTTTAATctgaatataaaaataagtgatctgtttgaccgtAAAGGTTTAAGATTATGTATCTGCTAGTTATATTATTTACGAATGTACCATCGGCCATGGCCCACACTTTTAAAGTGTCTATCGgtgaaccttatgccttttgtaataaggtccaccaatggacagttaagagtgttgcggTTTGTATAGAGGAGGAGTTTACAACTATGTTGGTTATATAAGGGCCATACATATTAAAGAATTTGTTAGAAAATCTACATACTCGTACTGAAGTACTTTTTGCCAGAAGTCACTTTGGACAGCTTGTGTAAAGTTTAGCCAATGAGATTCTAATGCTGTCTTTCCACTGAGGAATATATGAGCAGAGATGAGAGGAGTTGTGTGGGATTCAAATCAAGCATTTGTTGTCTTCTCATTAGTATTGGTACCTATTCCAGCAAAGCGGAAAAGGCAACAAATGCTATAGgttgtagatgtagtgtagggacgcccggcTGGAAGCAGGCAGGCTGTCGATCACatgtcgcgttcattcagccctgTTCCCTAAAGTTGGAGCTGCAGGtaactgtcccggcggcattcccatactattctcctcaaatcttcttgttttcctacAGAACAGAAGGACAAGGACTAATGCTATAGGTAATGATTCCCGCATGTCTCTCACCTCCGCTCATCTGTGGTAAGGCAGCCAAATATAATGAAAGTGTCTGAAAGAGTTTCTTTACTGGTCTGCATTGTGTTATACAGACTTAAACAAAAACATATCTGTAAAATGAATAAGTTAAACAGCAACCATTAAATATTCAAGTATCATGCattagcctcctaaggcccagccatacaaatgaaaaacccATAATTCGCCACAggaatttgaacctttagtgcagggaatagagttgattttggttttgtttgagaattgaatgaaacaaaacaaatgcgactctgttccaattgaatatgatttaaatttcagcgaactgaataagtactttatgtaggaccttgggccttacgaggttaGTACGATTcaagaaaaataatttgaatttttccgtAAGTTGTATAGATGGCAGCACAGTCTCTCGCTATATCGTAATCTCGTAAGTACAGGTACAgatggactgcaacccgactgccaCTTGTATGGGAgctgcacgccgacgttgcagttggcgtgcagttcccacaCAGATTGCAGTCtgtctgtatcggccctaagTGATTCGTATAAGAGATGCAAACACTttgctggcccaatattacagggttctatgttactttacttatttttgtatttCACGAGACACATTTCACACATCATATATCTTTGTATAATTTCACACATCAGACTTTGTATATTACTTGTCTAGCTAGAATTTctgaaatgtaaaataaaaacattagaTAAGTAACTACCCATTCCTTTAGCTGTGAGACAGTTAAACACTAtacaataggtattttaaatatgtatataacgaaatttatatgaaaacatgAAATCTATTTCAATATATGAAAAGAAATCAAAATTAtctttaatgtaaataaatgtatgacAATATtgttagatatttttttaattctagtTATGCGATGAATGCCCAATATTACTGACGTCCACACTTCGGTCAcgcaaaaaaaataactttcctATAGAAAATATCAACATGAGAtcagaccagccaaaatgtatgaaaccgcAATTTTGTTTTGGGATTTTGTGGTAAAAaatgctcagtatgacctacatatacAGTTAGgtatacagtaccggtcaaaagtttaagttcactctgcgaaataaggttatcatatttaattatgttcaaatatagaatatgttttgaatttcaaacgtttaattgtttccacgactaccaaataacaataaaaatacctcttggaggaatcgttttatgttattcggaaaatttgatccatttaatatttttgttccgtatttcctatgagatttcgtgaagttagaaatcatttaaaatgggtcgcaaagccgattttagtgtcgaaactcgtgctgttattgtaactctgtcaaatgagggctacacgacgcggaaaatcgctgaaaaaatgaaggtttctcaaaccgctgtcgtgagtactttgaaacgaaaacaaaaaaccggtcttaattgcagtcgatctcgatcaggtaggccaaaagtcacgtctaaaagcgaagaccaatttatttgcgtgcagagcaaacgccaacgtactctaactgctccagaaatttgcgaagaactcaacgccacccgagaacagcgagtatcggtttcgGCGAGTagtgcaacggcgtctgcgaaactatggtctaaaaggtcgtattgctgccaaaaaacccttgttacgtagtcagaataaagttaagaggttgaaatgggcccagaaacacaaaaattggacgtctgaacagtggtctaaagttttattttctgacgaatcgaagtttgaaatttttggagggagacgtcgtcaatatgttcgacgacaagtaggcgaacgaatgataaagcaatgcgtgat of the Cydia fagiglandana chromosome 17, ilCydFagi1.1, whole genome shotgun sequence genome contains:
- the LOC134672758 gene encoding protein aveugle encodes the protein MVEETNANSNKPKTRATRPKAVYLWTEADVQKWLSRHCSDYYNMYWQRFHEHDITGRALIRINDTTLLRMGITNKEHRDTIWREILKLRLKTDIVDIIDLARHSYFDYDM